ATTTGGTCTCATGAACTACACATGCGATGTGTGTATTTTATAGCGAATATATTCGGACCTCAGCTCCGAGTCGGTCCCAAGACAATGCTGATGGAATCAGTCGCATTTCAATACAGTGAAATTTTAATAGAGTACTAAACCCTTGGCATCTTTGAATAAGCTTTAAACAAGcactttctttctctctgtctgtctttctgtgtGTTTGTCTGTTTAACTCGCACCTCTCAAAAGTAGCTGAACATGTGTTACCGTCAtatgaaaggtttaaaaatttatgaaattgctgaaaattttGGCTTTACGATACCAACTAGTTGCGATTGttcaaaaactgaaaggaaactGATGTTTACAGCTGTGACAAGTATTTATTTTCACTAAACCTTTATGCCATGATAAGTTTAAagactattttgttttttgcttccATACCTCTGTTCTTCCATCGTCGCACGTAGAATCTAGTTTCATCTCGGACAAAATCTCCAGGTCTTGCTTCTTTGGTTCTGTTATTAAGCTCGCAAAGTTTACCAATTATGACGTAGTTGTAGCTCTGACATGTGAATTCGCTGTAGCAAAACATCAGACATTCGTGCGGATCTTGTACCCTTTTTGATTTAAAGATGTGACCTTTGAGAGCTTTTCCTgaggcacgggttcgaatcctgtCGAAGCTTGCACCCTTTTAGGCGCCTTCGCTATAATTGCTAAAATCGATTGTCCGCCTGTTAGGATCAAATCTTTGGTCGAATTTCATCCGCgggtcaaatgaaatttatttcttcaaagaaaaattttgatcagaCTACCGAACATCTTATACTTGCCATATTCAATTGCCAGAAGGGCTTGGGAAACACGAGgaaaacactattttttttatttatttgttttttccgGCACTATCTTTTCTCCGTCACCTCCTCTTTGCTACCactgtgaaaagaaaagaaaatgttcataTCGAGAAAGTAAGGCACATTGCTAATTTCTAATAACACAAGTCGCCATTACTTCCTCTGACTGGTACTTAAGATCAGTAATGTACATTACATTTTtcgtaagagaaaaaaaagtgcttTAACCTTGATTTCCCTTATGGTCCTTAAAGTCAGTACAATAAATTTGGAAAACTCGAAAGGCCCtctgaaatagaaatattatTATGAACTATTCCATGTTTAAACAGCGTAACAACATGTATCACCAGTCAAATGTGCTGCGAAAAATGCGCATACagctttattgttttcaaaataaactttcaaaataacCAACTTGCAAAATTACATATCTTGTTCATACCTTGTTTTCTATCCAAACGATGTGATAGCGCCCTTGCCAGTGGAAACTGTTTAAAACTTTGTTCTGGGGATCAAGTAACGGGTAGGTAACTTTTTTCACTACATTTTACTTCTTCATTTACCCAGAGAGAGATTACAAAGGAAGATACATCGCGCACtgtaattttttagtttcattttcccATGTGTTTGTAAACAAGTGTTTGATTAGTTTCCGCTTTACATTTTAGAAtaatccttttctttctttaaatttcttcGGTGTCAAGGTTTGTAATAATCAGATAATGACTAAGAACAGGAAATAAGTACATTTTCTGAGTGATTGATCAACCAGCAGATCTTGTACAGATAGATGACAGCTAGATTTCTTTGATCGATATGATCTCATGACCTGTTGATAATAAActatgagaaaataaaactgcGAGGGTATATTTGAATATTTGATGGACAGAACTTCGATTTCTTTAGTAAATCAGATACAGTTTTCAGGTCAGGTCCAATTTTCCAGAATATCTTATAACGTGCAGTACATCGGTGACTATTTCAAGGCGTTCATTATAACATTTATAGCTCAGTATTGTTAACCCAAATAATGGTGctgttaatatttcaaaaagtaGAGTTCTCATTACTCTCGTAATCTCTTTCCGAGAATCCTAAAGGCGATCGAGAAATGAGAtcgtctgttttatttttcctccgTAGAAGTAGGATTTAAATCAACGAGATTTGAAATCAGAGGGTAAATGAAGATATAGATAAAAACATTCCAATCACAAcataaacaattatttgttgGTACACAAGGAATCATTCGAGTTCCCACCGGTCAAACCAGAAAAATCTGTGCCATTACGGTACGAGCTTCCTCCACCTCCGGCTTGTTTCGCATGGGTACCACCACATCTCCCAGAGTACCCATCACCTCTGCCTGATGCACCATTATCCTCTGATCCACCTCCCCCACCACCGAACCCACCAACTGCTCCTGGCGTAAGCCCCCAGGAGGAAAGCTTACTTAGAGACATAACGAACCCAACTGGAAcgatggaagaaaataaaaagaatctcATTTTTACGAGAAGTTTGTCAAACTTAGTACAGGACACCATAAGGACCACGTTCGATACGATAGTCTGATTTAGTAAGAGGACGGGTTTTCGTTTCAGAACGGGAGAGCGCACGGATAGCCTGGACACaactctatttcgacttcctTTGttggcgttgccgttctcccaAACAAGTTCTGGGCGTCATTTCGCTGCTTTTCCTGTCGCGATCAAAACGCCCAGGAATTATGTAAATTGCGCTCTTGTGTACGAGATAATACTgtttgaaatgatttcaaaactaatttacaggATAATGAGGGCCCCTTCCCTATTTTATTCGGTGTATTTGTGAGAATTTTCCGCTACACTACACTACAGGAAATACGTTGGTTAGCAGACGATCCAAGATTTCAGTTCGCTTTTAATTTAGGACTAAATGCGGTGAATTTCCTTTCATACATTCCTCTAACCTTACATGAGAATTATAAGAGTGGAATGCTGTTGAATTTGATCGTGAATTAAACTTCCTGCATGTTGAAGTTAAGCCAGTCAATCAAAGTTATATATATAACGATGCTTACCcactttattattttgttttttgatgtCATGATCGTGAGGAATGAATGTTCTGCGGATTGAAATCAGATGCCTACAATTCCAGAATTAGCTCAGGTTTGCACTTTTTATGTCTTAAATTTTAGATCAGTGCCgatgaaaactaagacaagaaagttaTGCTCACGCTGTGCAAGGAAAATGACAACcaattttattggttttatttgttgttgcttgttggataaCTCTTAAAGAAGATCATGTTGTCGTCCTTGTGATGGCGATCTTTAAAGAGCCCAAGTTTCCATTTTCAAGAACAAACATTATGCGGACGTGTCGTTGCAACGACTGCTAATTGTGTCGCATTTGCAGTATCTCATTGGCCAATTTGAAGATATAAGTTCATGCCTCGTTTCTGGAGAGAAAGGGCAATTATGACCAGTCACTAATCAACAACGCTGCCGATGAAGCCCAAGCCAGACTTTACAACTTTTCTTGGGTTTATAGACATCAGAATCAAGCATAAGGTCTAAAAGGTGTTTTATTGAAGGCTCTGACTTACAATAAACATGACGCGCTTATTGACAACTTTTCCACTTGTTACAATTCTCTTTGCTTTGTACCATGTTCCTCTAGAAGGCACGTTCGTGTTCAAATTATCCTTACTGTAAAAGCCATGTTTGATGAGCACGTTTGAGCCAAATCACGAAGTTATTTGAATATCACGTTCTACAATGAAttagaattctcaaaatgagtTAAACAATCTAGAAGTTAACTACAAATTAGACTTCAACTCACTACCAAATATCTAATTTAGTGATATTCTTAGAccttttcattactttttttattttgagtgaaTTATCAGTAATGTAAGCATGATCTATATGGAAATCAACTTAAGTCCTAATGATTATAACGCTCGCAAAGGAGTTATGAAAATTCTATTAAATGGGCTACCTAGCTTATTGATAAACTTCATAACCTCTAATAAACAAtgtcttgtatttttttttgtgttttttgaaGCGTAGTCTGggtgcaaaattctcacaagcgagttgtgaaaataaacaattataatttttatcgaGCCACTAAACTCCCTGGCATACCTAAACGTTTTTATAAGTTATTTGATAAATCTGTACTCGCGATAAACGTCCTAAAATCACGAAAAAAACCTCACTTTACATTTAGGTTGTATTGTAATGCTCGAAAAGGAGttataaaaattctaaaaatcaACTATTTAGATTACTACTTGGGTAACTTAATAAACTGCCAAAGAACTGATTAATGACTTCTCATCCAATAAAATGTTAACTAttcttttgttacatttttaattattcttcTTTAAGAGATAgtgatgaaatagaaaaaaacaaaacaaaaaaaaagatatcgatgCTTAGCTGTGGAACTGGGGTATTTATATAGTTGTTATGATCATGCAGTCTCTCAGAACTAAAGCCCAGGTCGTAACATTTTTCTGAGTTCTTTCATAATCTGAAGCCCCAAATAACCGTTACTGTAACTCTTACTAAATAAAATTCTCGTAAACGAGTAAAAAAGTTTTATGAAATTAACTATTTAGATCATCAGGATATTGTTAAATATTAACGATGTGAGATGTTAAACAGTaaatgctttgtttcttttagatTAAAGAACCTAGAAATGAGCTATTAATCGCTAAAACATGCGATTTTGAAATatgctaaaagaaaaacactaaCAGGTAgttaaacttttcaaagtcaacacacatacacacacaaaaactaaacaaaataaacaaacaaaaaataaacattaaaaagaaaacagacaagATCAAACGGAAATGAAGACAGAACTGCCATTACACGCCCATTCAGAGATAGCGCCCAATATGTTCAATAGCATGTTATGCAATCTATAGTTCAGCTAATTAActtatgttattattttatcgaagggaaaataaacaaaaaggattGTTTTGACTAAGATACTTCCACAGACACTACATAATGATTACTAGAATTCCATTTCTTCTTGAATTCTTGAATTCTCTTCTTCAGTCCTCACGGTCTCTTTAGTAATGGAAGGAGTAAAAGCACGTTAATTTATTTAGTGCAAGACGTGTGtattaataatttgtttgcttgATCAACCAACCGTCAGTCGGTCAACTGGTTCAGGCTTCTGACTTAGCACGCAGCTAGAAAATGAATCAGTTTATTGCCCACAGCAAGGGAAACAGTCAGGCAGACAGTCAGGCAGAAAGTCAAGCAGATAGTTATACCATCTGTCTGTCAGCTTAATCAGTTAATGTAATCTGACGGCGTAGTGGCCAGCTCACCAGTTGGTCCGTTGACCAGACAGTATTATTCAGATTATGAAAAGGTTCTAGAGACTGAAGGTTCAAGAAATCAGGAGTCAACAGCCCATGCATGTACACGGAAATGCATCAGAGCAAAAGTACGAAAATTTTACCCTTCATCTCAAGTCTGAAACTAGTTTCATAAGTTtgataaattaacaaaaagtgCACAAGGTTTTCCGCACCCTTTAGTCAGTGCTACTCACTATTGAAGAAGACATAACAAACATTTACCTTGGTTCGAAAAGCAAGAACTAAAGTTTGGTATCAAAAACCTCTTCTTCCCCTGCTTGGAatacgaaaagagaaaaatgtatATATTAAGCCACTTAATCAGAATTTATTATTGCTAACACATTTCTAACATGTCTGTGTTAATGAGTTTTAAAAGTTGAGGTTCACGACGTCATAAGCCTCGCTTCTAATTAATTAGCTTTACCACGTGGCAGCTATGTTTCCTCCATCTAAGCAAACATATTTATAGCTGAGAAATGTTACAAAAAGTGAGAGAGCTCTGGAAGATTCAAAGGTGCCATATTTAGTGTCAGTATTGCAAGTCAGGTCTTGGCCGTTCACTGTAACAAAGTACAATAGTACTCAAGTATTCCTCTTTTCTCTTAATTCAATCACTTCTGATGTGGACCGCCGTGTTTCAACTTTCCTCAGACAATAACGTGGACAGATTATGTGTTAATTCATGACAACTTCGAGTCTATGTTGGCTGATTTATAAAGAATTCTACCTTTCTCTGTGTCCTCCATGTCAGGCTCAAGccgcttcctttcttcttcttcttctgcctTTTGAGCTTTTATAAAAGATGATTCATTGACCAAAAAGTAAATTAGAACTCagtctttcaatttatttctttttcctttacttcagcATGTTTACgaatcattcatttttcattggCTACCAGGATGAAAGATGTGCCTCAATAACTAATCTGGTGCCTTAACCTCTTGagtgagaaatgaaaaaacccTCCCTCTCCGTTACCTTCATCACTAGGTATTGGAATTTCTTCACTCTCCACTTTCTCCTCAGATTTTCCAGCTGTGTGATAGCAAAGTTATTTATTCGAATGAGGTAAAGTACATAAATATATAAAGTTGTCTAAATGGTAAACTCGGCTCATGGCCCTTCTATTGCTTAGGGCAATAATCAGTAAATTGGCCCGGTAAATTGGCCCAGTAAATTGGCCCAGATagcttttaatttataaaaaatacataaatgataataattatgatgataataattatgataataattataaagcTTGCATAGTATGCAAAAATAACTAGGTGAAATTTATGGTAAATAATATATAGttcttaaaaaatatgaatCGTTGTATTTACCTTCCTTAGTTAGCTCTTCTGTGTCaagctttttttctccttctgaagAAATTGAATTAGAACATATTGTACCTATTAAACGATGTTCATTTGAAGTACTGCAATTGACGAAGGTCAACGTTTGCTACCAATTCATCAATCACTTTTGTCTCTGTTGCTTCAGATACTGAATAAGTGCGTATACAACGCCTACACGTAAATACCCTTGAAATTTAATTCTATGGACGCAGAGAGCCGAAAATGAACGAGGCAAAGCTGGTGCCCTCTTCCGTCTTCTCCAGAAGACAATGTGTGTGATAAAAGGTGCATTAGTACTCAGCCATTCAATCTTGTTTTTACTGAAGcatttcatgaaatattttttctgtttctgtttttcagcGACTACTAAGGTGAAAGATATGTTTCAATAACCTGCTTAACCTCCTGAGTGACCAATTAAAGCTACTCTCTTCTTTACCTTTGTCACTTGCCCTTGGAATCTCTTCACTCTCCACCTGCTCCACAGATTTTTCAGCTGTGTAATAGCAAAGTTATTAATTACGATGAAGTATAAGGACCTTAAGATTGACGTATACAAAGCAATAGAGTTGCCGTCAATGTCACTTTGTGAGTAAGCCAGGAGATTGGCCCAGATGGCAGATAAGTTCAAGAAAAGGTGACTTCCTCTATATGCggaaataaaggaaacttaTGTTGCACAATGtacatttcaagaaaaaaatcattctattTACCTTCCTCAGCTAGCTCTTTAGTCTCAGGCTTTGTCTCTCCTCCTTGGCCTGCAGAAACTTGTAATTAGTACAAAAAATTTGTAGTCAACGAATGACAatcatttgaataattgaaaataacgaATCGAAAGTGATCGAAATTGTGGGAGGATCACCAGAGAGAGGACATAAGCGAAAAATTCGGGAGCGTTGAAATAGTCGACGGTAAAATTTTGCCACTTCCTAAAGCCTTTGTTCAATTGCCACCAATTTGCCAGATAACTGTCATCCCTGTTGCTTCAGGTACTAAAAGAATGCGCAAAAAAGACCTCAATGCAGATGCCCctcaactttaaaatatttcgaaTTTCGACTCAGAAAGCGAAAAAAATGTCGAGACTAAGCTGGTACTCTATTTCAGTCGAACGTATTTCAAcaacttaaaattgaaaatatcttgaCATTAACCAAAGTAAGGTTATGTGTTCACCGAAACCAATGTGTACGACAATTGCCATATACATTTCATTGCTTGTATCAAGAGCCACGAGTTACATCAACGGCGAGCCTCCACATATAAAAAAAGGTTCCTGTAAGCACCTTAAACTTCAGTCACTTCTAGTCTCTCCTGTAGTCGGATCTTTCATAAATTCAATGTGAAATAATGGTTTCATAAAAATAGACACTTATCAACATTAGAGCCTTCCGTCAAAGAGTAGACAATCCTAGTTACAAAAGGAGTTCAACATATACCTTCTTTTTGACTTTTTCGTCGATGCTGGCTTTCACCATGATGAACAGCAACTGCAATAAAGAATATCCTTCTTTTAAATAAGTTGCAAATTGTTTGGGAGAGGGTCCAGCGTTGATAACAAATCTTATTTGAGTCTAACTACATTCAAACATGAATAGAACTACCCCCTTCCCTCCATTCCGCCAAAGAggattaaaacagtttcaagCAAAATGTGAGAacctcaacttttttttactcacaCAACTACCTACTATACTTAAGCGTGGGAAATTAGAAATTCGCTTTTTGCGTTCGAATCTCCGtcccatttcattttcttttcttagaggTTAGCTTGCTGCTAATAATTATCTATTGATGTTATTAACCAGGTATTACGCAAGAGTCTTCCCACCAAAATATACAACGCCTCATGTTGAGTGCGTTAAAGACATAAATACTTCTAGTTTTGCACAATTTCCTTTCACACCTAGTGTCCGCGAGACTGCCAATCTAgagttaaaaatcttttttttttgaatttgcAATGACTCGTTACTTTCAGTAGGTAGGGAAGGCTTCTCTTATAAATTCCTTTATAGGAGAAACTTGGAGTCTTTTAGTATAAACTGGTGGTAACAGCCAGCACTAATAATATAGTTTCCTACAGAAAGTTCTTTACCTTCCACAATCTTTTTAGTGGCTGGTCTGATATCAAAATCATCCTCATAATCTGTTTCAAACAACAAGTAGAGTGAAACATGTCATGATTTTTGTGGCGCGTTTAttcttcaaatgaattttacagaaaataataTTCGTGTGACGTAATTCAGATAcgaaatctaaaaaaaaaaacaaataaacaaacataaaatacTTTCGATAAAGTTTACTGTACAGTTTAGTTTCCGCATTGAATGCGCATAAACTTAACAACTTCTAGTACGATAGATTACTCAGTTGAGTTAAAACTTGGTTAAACTTGTCATACAGCTCGCATTGTTTTACATCTGCGAGTTTGTGCGCATGAGATAATCTGTTGTCATAGTCATACCTTTGCAAAAGACAGTTGATTTGATCGAATACTTTCAAGTTCTTTTATTCATTCCTACtactttatttcttgcaaagtAGTTGGCGATTTTTAGGAACAGTTGTAAAAGCAGTTGACGTCATAGCTTCAGTACTGATATTGTGAATGAAGCGGCTGTCTACGActtaatttcatgttttttcatgAATGAAGTTTCAAGAGGAAGAACAACAACATCAactgaaataatgataataataataatgatgataataataataataataataattataataaaaggcaggaaattttaattcaagttaGAAGACATTATACCTGAGGAAGATGGAGTCTCATCCCCACCACAGGCTTGTTCCATTGCTGTGGATGGTTCAAATCGTTATGTTAGAGTTATTTATCagataataaaagcaaaaaggtaaaacattgAATGATCATTTCAACACGTATCATTCTTTTATTAGATCTGTGCCATATTGATAACGATATTACCTTTGTTGCACATGACACCTTTGCAGGTTTCTAATTTAAAGGGATGGGGATCTCAAAGGGGAAGTTCAGACACTTGGTCGTCGAAAAACTGTCGTCAGAATTGTTGTATGTAACTTGTGAAAAAccaaaggattttttttgcaattattaACCAAAGGTGACAAAACCAATCACATTTATGTCATATGAGGAAACATTTCCTTAATCTTTCCCTAACCAAAATTCACACGTAGAACGtatcaaaatagaaaagaatagTATGTTTCATcataggtatttcaatttgaaagagCTCACCCACTTCAGTAGATTACTTGATTAAAGTTGAAATCAGAAAGTCAATCACACATTAACATTAACATCAAAACATTATACAGTTATACACATAAGTAATGAATGCGAGTTCTGAGTCGACCTATTAACCTCAAAGATTTACCGTTTGATTCCCTAGTTTTCTAATTGGCTagttttgaaatgatgttttaaagaaataagCACACATATGGAATACTGACCCGGTTGCGGAgcaggcaattcaggggcttccacttctggCACTCCGTTGTGTTCTATTACTTGCATTTCAATCTGTTCTCCTATGGGGAAGATAATGcagacacaaaaacaaacaaaaaatgggaTTAAGAAGGGAAGAGAAGAAACGAAGGAAAGGTATTACACACAAAACCATAACGAGGCAAAGAGAATATACACATTGGGAATCACTATATTTACCCTCTTCGTTGTTAGCGTGTTCATGTCCATTTCCGATCTGTCCCTGCTGATTATTTACTCCTTCTAAGTAATAAAATAGCAGTAACATATCTTATTTCGTCCTCTCCAAACGGAGAATAAACTACTGTTAGGCCTATCCAAATATtttaaggggggagggggggtgtaagtttccaaagaaactgtggcgctgcgtcggtggaggaGTATAACACACCAAACTATCTCGTCCacatattgattttaaaaaatccttcTACCAGtcagatttgtttttttcccttgaaattgAAGACCGAAGCTCAAccatttattactttttaattGCGTGGTTGCCCcttaataattttcttaagtaataattataattccaataataattcaaataattttctgaaGTGCATTTTCCTAATCTCTACTCACACCTATACCCCCTTTCAAGGCCTGATTATGATATGTGTAAATGGAATATAGCACCgtaccttcttgattttgtccactGCTGAAAATCGATCGAACATTGGACCACACCTTCCtcaattttgctttcaaaacagcttgAACCTATACAGTAGAAATTTAGTTAATAAAGTATGTCAGAATATAGATCAAACcgtttttaaattcaagttggTCTCCATAGTTATGACCAACAgcagagaaacaaacaaacaactttgcgatcattcatttcttttccatGCCCATTTTTTCTCCTCttgggttattttttttgtgtcataaGGACATGAGAGAGACTGTCTTTGATTGACTATAGGAaaatttctaattaaaaaaaaaccgttgGGACCACGGGTGTTTGATTCAGATAATTATCTCGCAAAGATGTCtcttaaaataacaaatgaaagaaTGTTCCATtcaaaagcaagagaaaaatgGTACCTGTGGAGAAGAAAGGGTATACAGCAGTGGGTTGATAGCTGAATTGATCGGCAAGGCGAACACTGCAATCCACACAGCCAGATCACCAGGTGGATCAAACGTTTTCTCGACGTGCGACTTGATGCCGATAGCAATGATTGGtatccaacacaagaaatcggtcagaataatgaagaagactcttttggcaagtgctctttctcttttggcCTGTGCGCTTTGTGCTCTTGCTCGTATTTCACGAACAGTTCCATGCGCACCCAGCCGTCTGCTTGACGACCATGATTTCAACAAGATGGCAACATAAGCAACCGTAATAaataggaaaagagaaaaatttaaaacgataAAGATGGAAGTGGAGAATTCCCAGCCTTCTTGTAATTGCGGGGAAAGTTGCAGGGGCAGGCACACCACGTTTTTGCCATAATACCAGTCACCAAAATATCGCATTCCAGACAACGGAAGGAATGCCATGGTGCCTCCCACAAGCCAGATAACTACACACATAATACGGGTCTGCCTTGGTGTAATTTTCGCAAACGTGTAAGGAAACACAATGTTCTTGAGCCTGTCCCATGCAATCAGAGAAATCATCATAACAGACACCTCACTTGAAAGGACAGACGTGGCgccattgaaatggcaaaaccaaCCGGTGCGCCACTCATAGTCGTGCAGGTAGTATTCCCCTGACCATTGCAGGTCTTTTATACCTATAATGATGAGGTAAATACCCATGATGCCGTCTGAAATACCCAGATTTACCAACATAATAGACTGGACCATATTGTTATCAGGGAAGAAATACTGCCACCCAACTACAAACACAGACCCAAACAACGAAAGAAGGCCGACAACCCAAATACTTCTCCTTGGAGCAAGGTTGCGGAACATGGAGTGACAGCTTGCGAAGTTATCATTGAAGGCAAATTCGCAATCGGCATCCTGCCTGAAAAGATCAAGGTGGCAgcacatcaggttggtgtccaGAGTTCTGGAAttagaaaaagaagaggaaattaGAAAGGGTTCATCGTTACAACAATGAgagcaaaataataaagattaTCGAAAACAATCGGCAAATAAGTGATCTATGCTGAGGCAAAGATGATTGGTAagcattttttcataaataagtAGCAATTAAAATGTCTCCCGAAGCATGCCTTTGGCAATTTTATATAATAACTAAATGTGGCTTCATATCATTTCAGTATTGGAATAGATAGAAGATGTTGAcgtgaatgaaaatttattgatcAACTGAACCAAACAgactgaaggaaacaaaattaataaaatggtTGCATCACCCATATCACAATTTGACAAAGATTTCTACTTTAAAGGCAACTCAGACAACACTCGCCCCAAATCTCCTATTAAAACCATtgagttaaattattataatgGAGTATTACACTCTGATAATGTGCGGCAAAAGCCCAAAAAAGCCTTTGGGGAGCTCAGCCATCAGGTTGTAATGCAAGAATCTGGAAGTTTAAAATAGAAGGTGAAAATTTAATTAGCATATAATAAATTGCATATCTCATTTTCCCAAATAACTAGCTACAAGCCTTTCTTTTGACTGcgacaaatttaaaagaatacCAACTTTAATACTCTAAATTAACTTCAAGCTGGGTCTTATTCGATTGCAATACATGCGGTTTTATTGTAAGTACCATGATAAATAATTGCCATTTACGGTGAACTTACAAAAATCGCAGTTCCTGGGCATGACTGAAAGTC
The sequence above is a segment of the Pocillopora verrucosa isolate sample1 chromosome 5, ASM3666991v2, whole genome shotgun sequence genome. Coding sequences within it:
- the LOC131798054 gene encoding G-protein coupled receptor GRL101-like; amino-acid sequence: MDYNKIERLHEDQFQGLEELFDLYLSENRIEALPDKIFKGVKNLKALNIFGNKIQNVTSTTFSHAQELRFLFLHYNLMAELPKGFFGLLPHIIRVTLDTNLMCCHLDLFRQDADCEFAFNDNFASCHSMFRNLAPRRSIWVVGLLSLFGSVFVVGWQYFFPDNNMVQSIMLVNLGISDGIMGIYLIIIGIKDLQWSGEYYLHDYEWRTGWFCHFNGATSVLSSEVSVMMISLIAWDRLKNIVFPYTFAKITPRQTRIMCVVIWLVGGTMAFLPLSGMRYFGDWYYGKNVVCLPLQLSPQLQEGWEFSTSIFIVLNFSLFLFITVAYVAILLKSWSSSRRLGAHGTVREIRARAQSAQAKRERALAKRVFFIILTDFLCWIPIIAIGIKSHVEKTFDPPGDLAVWIAVFALPINSAINPLLYTLSSPQVQAVLKAKLRKVWSNVRSIFSSGQNQEEGVNNQQGQIGNGHEHANNEEGEQIEMQVIEHNGVPEVEAPELPAPQPAMEQACGGDETPSSSDYEDDFDIRPATKKIVEVAVHHGESQHRRKSQKEVPEATGMTVIWQIGGN